The following coding sequences lie in one Rutidosis leptorrhynchoides isolate AG116_Rl617_1_P2 chromosome 4, CSIRO_AGI_Rlap_v1, whole genome shotgun sequence genomic window:
- the LOC139843406 gene encoding pentatricopeptide repeat-containing protein At2g41080-like, with product MVGQFLHYHKLFINVRLYITTTKTIKYPPEKFINLCSTGQINEAFRTCNTYIYADPSLYSYLIKSSIQINSLSLVHQLHSLIIISGCSSTRFLTNHLLNAYFKLGRLESALMLFDVMPKKNIMSCNILIGGFVQCGQLDKAVKVFDEMPDRNLETWNAMIAGLTDFECNEEALKRFSEMHGLGFLPDEFTLGSVLRGCAGLKSLTAGQQVQAYVVKSGVEINVIVGSSLSNMYIKSGSLVQGVKVIKSMPVHSVAVYNTLIAGRAQTGCNEEALNLYYLMKLSGFRPDKITFVTVLSSCSQLATRGQGQQIHAEAIKSGATSSLSVLSSLVSMYSKCGCLKDSLKAFFETKIPDVVVWSSMISAYGFHGMGKEAIELFNQMEIEKLEANDITFVNLLYACSHCGLKDEGIKIFNLMTDKYKLQPQLKHYTCLVDLLGRSGRLEEAESVIRSMPVNVKADSIIWKTLLSACRLHKNADVAKRIAEEVIRMNPHDSASYVLLSNVQASAKQWHHVSDFRKAMRDMRVKKEPGVSWFEMKNEVHQFCMNDKSHPDYENIVLYLKKLMEELKLSGYKPDYGSILHDMDVEEKEDDLAHHSEKLDIAFALMNTPDGFPIIIMKNLRVCNDCHVAIKYISALKNREIIVRDTSRFHHFKQGQCSCRDYW from the coding sequence ATGGTTGGGCAATTTTTACACTATCACAAGTTGTTTATCAATGTCCGTTTGTATATTACAACCACAAAAACAATCAAATACCCTCCAGAAAAATTCATTAATCTCTGTTCAACGGGCCAAATCAATGAAGCATTCAGAACCTGTAATACATACATATACGCCGATCCATCTCTATACTCTTACCTCATCAAATCATCCATACAAATCAACTCACTCTCACTTGTTCACCAGCTTCATTCTTTGATAATCATATCTGGGTGTTCTTCCACTAGGTTTCTTACTAACCACTTACTCAATGCTTACTTCAAGCTCGGTCGTTTGGAGAGTGCACTCATGTTGTTCGACGTAATGCCTAAGAAAAATATTATGTCTTGTAATATACTCATTGGTGGGTTTGTGCAATGTGGTCAGTTGGATAAAGCAGTTAaagtgttcgatgaaatgcctGACAGAAATCTCGAGACTTGGAATGCTATGATTGCGGGGTTGACTGACTTTGAATGTAACGAGGAAGCTTTGAAACGTTTTTCTGAAATGCATGGATTGGGTTTTTTACCGGATGAATTTACACTTGGTAGTGTTCTTCGAGGTTGTGCAGGTTTAAAAAGCTTAACTGCAGGCCAACAGGTTCAGGCTTATGTAGTGAAATCAGGGGTTGAAATCAATGTTATTGTTGGAAGTTCACTTTCTAACATGTACATTAAGTCTGGAAGTTTAGTACAAGGAGTAAAAGTGATTAAATCCATGCCTGTTCATAGTGTGGCTGTTTATAATACACTTATTGCAGGTAGAGCTCAAACTGGATGCAATGAAGAAGCTTTAAATCTGTATTACTTGATGAAACTGTCTGGATTCAGACCTGATAAAATCACTTTTGTGACTGTGCTCAGTTCATGTTCTCAGTTAGCAACACGTGGACAAGGTCAACAGATTCATGCAGAAGCAATAAAGTCCGGGGCAACTTCATCACTTTCGGTCCTTAGTTCATTGGTTAGCATGTATTCAAAATGTGGATGTTTAAAAGATTCTTTAAAAGCATTTTTTGAAACTAAAATTCCCGATGTTGTAGTATGGAGTTCGATGATTTCTGCGTATGGATTTCATGGTATGGGAAAGGAAGCCATTGAGTTATTTAATCAAATGGAAATAGAAAAGTTAGAAGCGAATGATATTACTTTTGTAAATTTACTTTATGCTTGTAGTCATTGTGGATTAAAAGATGAGGGGATTAAGATATTTAATTTGATGACAGATAAATATAAGCTGCAACCTCAATTAAAGCATTACACTTGTTTAGTTGATCTCCTTGGGCGTTCGGGTCGTTTAGAGGAAGCCGAATCTGTTATTAGATCTATGCCCGTGAACGTGAAGGCAGATTCTATAATATGGAAAACTTTACTATCTGCTTGCAGACTACATAAAAATGCTGACGTGGCAAAAAGAATAGCTGAAGAAGTTATTCGTATGAATCCTCATGACTCAGCATCATATGTTCTACTTTCTAACGTGCAAGCATCTGCTAAACAATGGCACCATGTGTCTGATTTCAGGAAGGCAATGAGGGATATGAGAGTAAAAAAGGAACCAGGTGTAAGCTGGTTTGAGATGAAGAACGAGGTTCATCAGTTTTGTATGAACGATAAATCGCATCCCGATTATGAAAACATTGTTCTGTATTTAAAAAAGTTGATGGAAGAGCTGAAATTGTCTGGTTATAAGCCTGATTATGGGTCGATTTTGCATGATATGGATGTTGAAGAAAAGGAAGATGATTTGGCCCACCATAGTGAGAAGTTAGATATTGCATTTGCTTTAATGAACACTCCAGATGGTTTTCCAATTATTATAATGAAGAATTTACGTGTGTGCAATGATTGCCATGTGGCGATAAAGTATATATCTGCACTAAAAAATCGGGAGATTATTGTGCGTGATACTAGTAGATTTCATCATTTTAAACAAGGCCAATGTTCTTGCAGAGACTATTGGTAA